The region AGTGACGCTTTTTGATCAGGGTGCTCATTGGGAAGCCTCCAGCCTGCGCCGACGGCGGCCAGTGATGTATTCAGACAAGGTCATGATCGCCAGGGTGGTGATGATCAGTACCACGCCGGCAGCGGAGGCAGCGGGCCAGTTCATCAGTGGTGCGATCTGGTCATGGACCATTACCGCCAGCATCGGCACCCGTCTGCCACCGAGTAGCAACGGCACCACGAAGCTGCTGGCGTTGTAGGCAAACACCAACGTCGCGCCGGTGATAATCCCCGGCAGGCTCATGGGCAGCACGATTTGGCGGAACACCTGAAAGCGACTGGCGCCCAGGGTGGCAGCGGCTTCTTCATAAGTGCGGGCGACGCCACGCATGGCGCTGGCAATCGGCAGCACGGCCAGCGGGAACGCGGTTTGCACCAGGCCCATCAGCACGCCGTTCTGGTTATAGAGCAGCATTATCGGGCGCTTAATCAGGCCCAGCCCCATCAATGCCTGATTGAGCATCCCGGCCGGCCCCAGAATCACCAGCCAGCCATAGCTTTGCAGCAGCAGGTTGACCAGCAATGGCAGCAGCACCGCGGCCAGAAAAATCCGCCGCACAAACGGTGAAGTCAGGCGCGACATGGTGTAGGCCACCGGGATTGCCAGCAGCACCGCGATCACCGCGCTGAACAGGGC is a window of Pseudomonas sp. DC1.2 DNA encoding:
- a CDS encoding ABC transporter permease, translating into MEHQPLTHPVVATPVRSRRGVSPTTRAWLFLSPSMLFLGVLIAASLLVLRMSVGTKGAEWSGFSLASYAQLLEPYYLKSLMLTLRLALFSAVIAVLLAIPVAYTMSRLTSPFVRRIFLAAVLLPLLVNLLLQSYGWLVILGPAGMLNQALMGLGLIKRPIMLLYNQNGVLMGLVQTAFPLAVLPIASAMRGVARTYEEAAATLGASRFQVFRQIVLPMSLPGIITGATLVFAYNASSFVVPLLLGGRRVPMLAVMVHDQIAPLMNWPAASAAGVVLIITTLAIMTLSEYITGRRRRRLEASQ